The Isachenkonia alkalipeptolytica genomic interval AGAACCGTCCCCGCATGAGAACAAAAGAACCGTCCCCGCATGAGAATACTCACAGGGGGTCACTCTAAACCGTCCACGGGTGAGGTATGAAAAAATGGAAATAGGGAGGTTTTATTTATCTATAATGGATTAAAGCAAGGAAAAAAGTGGTTGCTGATTATTCCTCTGGCTCTTCTTTTGGTGGTGGCTGTAGTGATAATGAATAGCCGGGACAGTCTGGAAAATCAGGAAAGAGAGGAACTCCACGGAGTGATGGAGATTCATCTTGAGGAGATGCTGGAAGAAAACAGGGTGATTTCCTGGGATGAGGAGATGAACAGCCTGGAGATCCTTGAGTTGTCCCAAGTGGAGGAAGTAGAAGAAGAGACACTGGAAGCCCAGGTTCATCTCGGGATCATCGATCTGCCCAAACTGCTTGAGAAATATGTGGAGGGAATTCTGGAAGAGAATCTTCTCGGAGATGAGGAAAAGCAATATGAGGCTCTTTATCAGGAGCTTCTGGAACGCCGGCTGAACATGGCCCCTAGAACCTTTGAGGTAACCGCCCGGTTTCAACAGGACAGCGAAGGAAAGTGGGTTCTTCAAAACGAAGAGGATTTTCTACTGACCATGCCTGCGGAGTCCCCGGCAAAAATCTTCTCCTCCGGTCTGGGCAGGATTGCAGAATATCCTGTCAGTGAAGAGGATCTGGAATCCCTTAAACAGGAGTCGGAAGCCATGAAAGAACTGGTCACACTCTACTTGGACCGATTTTTGAGTGAGGAGTATCTGGTTGAGGTCACTGAAGAGAATGACAGGCATCGTTTCGGGATCTCCCTGGAGCACTATGATACCCACCGGATGATGGAGGACATTGAGGATGCACTTATTGAACACTACGGTTCTATGGAAAATCGGAAGGAGAAGAAGGCGGAAGCATTGGAAATGATGGAAGAGATGCTTCTGGACGAGGCGTACAGGGAAGACCGTGAAACTACCTATCTTGGTAATTTTATCGTGACAGAGGGCACCCTAGGCTCCCTGAGAATCACTCAGGACTTCAATCCCAGGGAAAAGCCTTTTCTTGTGAACGCCGGGAAGGATTACCTGCAGTTTTTTGAATATCCGGAGTATATCCCCGAGTTTTTCAGCCAACGGTTCCAAGGGTTTCATCTGGAGGAGTCGGGAGAGTTCATCACCATCACGGGAGAACAGGAGGAAGAGGAATCGGCTATCACCATTCAAGCCGATGGCCCTGCTTACCTGTCATTTCTTCACTGGTCCCTGGAGGATGAGGTCCTGGAAGGGGAAAAGAGGGATCTGGAAGGTAGCCGGTTAGGGGATCTGCAAAGCCGTTTCCAGGTGGATTTGCAGGGGATCCATCACAGGGAGCAATTCTCCCTCAATCTGTTTCCGGTCAGTGATCCGGACATGGAAAAATTCGGGGTGATCAATGAAGATGGAGGCGTGTTTATTGACCCCGTGGAAGACATCTTTGGCACCTTCGAAGAGCATCTATACCGTGGATCTAGAATCAATCTGCCCTACCCTACCAATATCAGTCTGCCCTCCGACGCAACGCTTAATGGAGAGGATATTGAGGATCGGGAGCATGTCCGGCTTCTCCTGCATACCGATGGAGAACTGTACCTTGGAGAAGAAGCGGAGCAGGTGCTGGCAGACCGCCGTCGAGATAATGCGGGAGAAGTCGGGGGAGATGATGAACCCTATTACACCCTTCAGGCCTTTGAAGAAGACGGTGTCTATGGACTTCGACGGGTTGAACAGACCGCCCATGAGGAGATTCCCGGGGAAGTGCTTCTGGAGCCTCGATATGATCAGATCCAGCCGGGAGAAGTGGCTTTTCTGGAAAAGGACGGACTGTTTGGTCTGTTCCATTACTCCGAGGAGAACACCTGGCTGGTGGAGCCGAAATTTGATGAAATATCTGCGGACTGGATCCAAAAACATTACAGACACCAGGCCTATGGTGTCGCCGATCGCTATATCGCAGTGAAAAAGGACGGACAATGGGGTGCTTTGGATGGTGATACCGGAGAGGTCACCACGGAGTACATCTTTGATGATGCGGGAGAGCTGGGAAATATGCTCCGTATCAACAGCCAGGACGATGATGTGGCCCAGGGACGAATGACGAAAAACGGAGAGACGGGCCTCTACGACTTCGGAAACAACCGCTGGATTGTGGAGCCGGGGGAGGAAGAGGAAGACATCCCCTATCTCTTCGATGACCGGAGAAGAATGGAGAAGAACGGAACCTACGGCTATAAGGATGAAAACCATGAATGGGTCATTGATCCGGTGTATGAGTATGCCCAGGAGTTCCGGTACGGACTTGCCACTGTTTCCACTGAAACCGAGCATCACATCCTGAATCCCGAGGGAGAGGTCATCTTCCGATGGGAGAAAAGTATTGCCGATCCTCCCAGGATTCATTACTTTCCCGAGGAAGAGATCTATCGGGGAGACTTATGGCTGTACTTCACCAAAGAGGGAGAAGTGATTTATTCCGGTTTGGATATGGAATAGTCTCCCTGTAAATCTCACAAAAGAACCGTCCCTGCGTGGGTTCGCGTAGTAAAGGTTCTATTGCAAGCACAATCAAAAAGGGGGATTCGATGTTTAAAAAACTGTTCATGCTATTATTGATTTTGACGATATTGCTCGTTGCCGGAGCCTGTGGGGAAGCCGAAGAGGCCCCTGAGGGCGATGACAATGGAGAAAGTGCAGCCCTGGAGGATGACGAGGCTCAGGACGATCCTGTGGACGAAGAAGAGGATGAGGGCGATGACGGGGAGAAAGGAAAGGAAGATTCCCCTGAACTGCTGGACGAAATTGAAGCAGATTGGACGGCCGAAATTGATTTTAAGGCATTTGATGTGAAGGACTGGCTTTTTACCGAGGAGGAAGTCCACTTTCTCTATGAAAAAGAAGGTGCCCTTTATTATCAGTCTTTGGATCTGAGCAATGGAGATGTGCTTGACAATAAGAAAATGGAGGATGTGCTCACACCGGAACATTTTGAAATCTTAAGGGACATCTCCATTGAGCTTCATGAGTTCAACAATCGCCTATATGGCATCATCGGACAAAACGATTACATCACTGATGTAAGATGGGATCAGTTTCCTGAAGAACTGCAACAGGAACAGCGGATGATGATCATTGATATTGAAAACAATGAAACCATTCTTTCGAAAACTCCAATGATTGATGAACTTAGGCTTCCTGATACAGGGATCACCGGCGAAAGTAACATTTACCCGGGCTTCCTCTTTGATGTGACAGCCGATGGAAGGTACGTGATGATTCTGAACTCTGCTCCGGGTATGAGCCTCTGGGAAAATCACTTGTATTACTCCACCAACCAGAACGAGGAGGAACTTCAGGAGAAGAACAAAGAGGTTTTGAAACAATTTGAGGATGCCCCACTATGGGTTTATGATCTTCAAGAGGATGAGTTGCTGGAGATTCCATATAAAGATTCGATCGATGTCCTTGTTCCTTATCATGTTCAGGGCTTGGAAAACGGAATCAATATGATTTTTACCGAGCAGGAGGGCTGGCTGACACTGGATATTGAAGAGGAAACAGTTGAGAAGACCGGAGAAGGCGGTATTTATCGCAGGACAGAGCCCAGAGTTCCCGGTGTTGAACAATACCGGGATGGAGAAATGTTCGGGGAGAACCTGTTTTTTACTGATGTCCAGGAGACTGCTGAGGGCATTGGAGCAGTTCTCGTCCATCACTACCTATGGGATTTTTCCGGTGAAGGTTTAGATTTTTCGGGAATTATCGGGTTGAATCGTGACAACCAATATTATTACTATAATGAGGTTACAAAAGAGATTGTTGTGAATAGTGGTGAGGCGATCAATGATGGAGAAGATCGGGTGTTTAAGGAAAGAATCTATCGATTCACCATTGATGAGGAGAAACTCTCTGAGAATGTGGAAGATGAGCCGGTGGAAACTCTGAAAGAGCTTAAAGGCTTTGAAGTTACGGATATTATGGAGTTCGAGGTAGGCACCTATCAGGAGGGGAACTTCCGGTTAAGCTATATGGGAGAGAGTACAAGTATAGCCAAGCAAATCATTGATTTTCATCACTTGGAATATGGAGTGTTGGCAGGCTCGACCATTGAGAGGGGATCTACGGAAAATTCACCTTTCTTCTATGCTTACCGGGATGATGAAGGAGATAAAAATATGGTTGAGGTCGGCAGTGCAGAACTGGTGGTGACTACGGAAACCCATCTGTATAGATTCAAGGGCGAAGATCTCAGAGCTTATAGTATCACTGGTTTCTTTGAAGAAGTGGAAAAGAGGTAAATTATATAATGATTAAATTTCATCTAACGGGTGGTTTTAGTTGTGAATTGTGAAATAAAAAAAAATACTGATAATTTCTTGCAAGCAAAATATGGGAATGGTAGAATGAAATGGAATGAGTAAAAGGTGTGAAAATTTTCGATGGGAGAAGTTTCGAAGTAGGATAAACGGCACCATCGATATTGCGCGA includes:
- a CDS encoding WG repeat-containing protein codes for the protein MLIIPLALLLVVAVVIMNSRDSLENQEREELHGVMEIHLEEMLEENRVISWDEEMNSLEILELSQVEEVEEETLEAQVHLGIIDLPKLLEKYVEGILEENLLGDEEKQYEALYQELLERRLNMAPRTFEVTARFQQDSEGKWVLQNEEDFLLTMPAESPAKIFSSGLGRIAEYPVSEEDLESLKQESEAMKELVTLYLDRFLSEEYLVEVTEENDRHRFGISLEHYDTHRMMEDIEDALIEHYGSMENRKEKKAEALEMMEEMLLDEAYREDRETTYLGNFIVTEGTLGSLRITQDFNPREKPFLVNAGKDYLQFFEYPEYIPEFFSQRFQGFHLEESGEFITITGEQEEEESAITIQADGPAYLSFLHWSLEDEVLEGEKRDLEGSRLGDLQSRFQVDLQGIHHREQFSLNLFPVSDPDMEKFGVINEDGGVFIDPVEDIFGTFEEHLYRGSRINLPYPTNISLPSDATLNGEDIEDREHVRLLLHTDGELYLGEEAEQVLADRRRDNAGEVGGDDEPYYTLQAFEEDGVYGLRRVEQTAHEEIPGEVLLEPRYDQIQPGEVAFLEKDGLFGLFHYSEENTWLVEPKFDEISADWIQKHYRHQAYGVADRYIAVKKDGQWGALDGDTGEVTTEYIFDDAGELGNMLRINSQDDDVAQGRMTKNGETGLYDFGNNRWIVEPGEEEEDIPYLFDDRRRMEKNGTYGYKDENHEWVIDPVYEYAQEFRYGLATVSTETEHHILNPEGEVIFRWEKSIADPPRIHYFPEEEIYRGDLWLYFTKEGEVIYSGLDME